Proteins co-encoded in one Campylobacter jejuni genomic window:
- the cas9 gene encoding type II CRISPR RNA-guided endonuclease Cas9 (Cas9, originally named Csn1, is the large, multifunctional signature protein of type II CRISPR/Cas systems. It is well known even to general audiences because its RNA-guided endonuclease activity has made it a popular tool for custom editing of eukaryotic genomes.): MARILAFDIGISSIGWAFSENDELKDCGVRIFTKAENPKTGESLALPRRLARSARKRLARRKARLNHLKHLIANEFKLNYEDYQSFDESLAKAYKGSLISPYELRFRALNELLSKQDFARVILHIAKRRGYDDIKNSDDKEKGAILKAIKQNEEKLANYQSVGEYLYKEYFQKFKENSKEFTNVRNKKESYERCIAQSFLKDELKLIFKKQREFGFSFSKKFEEEVLSVAFYKRALKDFSHLVGNCSFFTDEKRAPKNSPLAFMFVALTRIINLLNNLKNTEGILYTKDDLNALLNEVLKNGTLTYKQTKKLLGLSDDYEFKGEKGTYFIEFKKYKEFIKALGDHSLSQDDLNEIAKDITLIKDEIKLKKALAKYDLNQNQIDSLSKLEFKDHLNISFKALKLITPLMLEGKKYDEACNELNLKVAINEDKKDFLPAFNETYYKDEVTNPVVLRAIKEYRKVLNALLKKYGKVHKINIELAREVGKNYSQRAKIEKEQNENYKAKKDAELECEKLGLKINSKNILKLRLFKEQKEFCAYSGEKIKISDLQDEKMLEIDHIYPYSRSFDDSYMNKVLVFTKQNQEKLNQTPFEAFGNDSAKWQKIEVLAKNLPTKKQKRILDKNYKDKEQKNFKDRNLNDTRYIARLVLNYTKDYLDFLPLSDDENTKLNDTQKGSKVHVEAKSGMLTSALRHTWGFSAKDRNNHLHHTIDAVIIAYANNSIVKAFSDFKKEQESNSAELYAKKISELDYKNKRKFFEPFSGFRQKVLDKIDEIFVSKPERKKPSGALHEETFRKEEEFYQSYGGKEGVLKALELGKIRKVNGKIVKNGDMFRVDIFKHKKTNKFYAVPIYTMDFALKVLPNKAVARSKKGEIKDWILMDENYEFCFSLYKDSLILIQTKDMQEPEFVYYNAFTSSTVSLIVSKHDNKFETLSKNQKILFKNANEKEVIAKSIGIQNLKVFEKYIVSALGEVTKAEFRQREDFKK; the protein is encoded by the coding sequence GTGGCAAGAATTTTGGCATTTGATATAGGAATAAGCTCTATTGGCTGGGCATTTAGTGAAAATGATGAGTTAAAAGATTGTGGAGTTAGGATTTTTACAAAGGCTGAAAATCCCAAAACAGGAGAATCCTTAGCCTTGCCAAGACGCCTTGCAAGAAGTGCTAGAAAACGCCTTGCTAGACGCAAAGCAAGGCTAAATCACTTAAAACATTTAATCGCAAATGAATTTAAGTTAAATTACGAAGATTATCAAAGCTTTGATGAAAGTTTAGCCAAGGCTTATAAAGGATCTTTAATTAGCCCTTATGAGTTAAGATTTAGAGCTTTAAACGAGCTTTTAAGTAAGCAAGATTTTGCAAGAGTGATTTTACATATTGCAAAAAGGCGTGGCTATGATGATATTAAAAATAGTGATGATAAAGAAAAAGGTGCGATTTTAAAAGCTATCAAGCAAAATGAAGAAAAACTAGCAAATTATCAAAGTGTGGGCGAGTATCTTTATAAAGAGTATTTTCAAAAATTCAAAGAAAATTCCAAAGAATTTACAAATGTTAGAAATAAAAAAGAAAGTTATGAACGCTGCATAGCGCAAAGTTTTTTAAAAGATGAATTAAAGCTTATTTTTAAAAAACAAAGAGAATTTGGCTTTTCTTTTTCAAAAAAATTTGAAGAAGAGGTGCTTAGTGTAGCATTTTATAAAAGGGCTTTAAAAGATTTTTCTCATTTGGTGGGAAATTGTAGTTTTTTTACCGATGAAAAAAGAGCGCCAAAAAATTCGCCCTTAGCTTTTATGTTTGTAGCACTTACAAGAATTATCAATCTTTTAAACAATCTTAAAAATACTGAAGGAATTTTATATACAAAAGATGATTTAAACGCCCTTTTGAATGAAGTTTTAAAAAACGGCACTCTAACTTATAAACAAACAAAAAAGCTTTTAGGCTTAAGCGATGATTATGAATTTAAAGGGGAAAAAGGAACTTATTTTATTGAGTTTAAAAAATATAAAGAATTTATAAAAGCTCTAGGTGATCATAGTTTAAGCCAAGATGATTTAAATGAAATAGCAAAAGATATTACCCTTATAAAAGATGAGATTAAGCTTAAAAAGGCTTTAGCAAAATATGATTTAAATCAAAATCAAATTGATAGTTTAAGCAAATTGGAATTTAAAGACCATTTAAATATAAGTTTTAAAGCCTTAAAACTTATCACTCCTTTAATGCTTGAAGGTAAAAAATACGATGAAGCTTGTAATGAGCTTAATTTAAAAGTAGCAATCAATGAAGATAAAAAAGATTTTTTACCCGCATTTAATGAAACTTATTATAAAGATGAGGTAACTAATCCTGTGGTTTTAAGAGCGATTAAAGAATACAGAAAGGTCTTAAATGCTTTACTTAAAAAATACGGCAAAGTGCATAAAATAAACATTGAATTAGCAAGAGAAGTAGGTAAAAATTACAGCCAAAGAGCTAAAATAGAAAAAGAGCAAAATGAAAACTACAAGGCCAAAAAAGACGCCGAACTTGAATGTGAAAAACTAGGCTTAAAAATAAATAGCAAAAATATTTTAAAATTAAGATTATTTAAAGAACAAAAAGAATTTTGTGCTTATAGTGGAGAAAAGATTAAAATTAGTGATTTGCAAGATGAAAAAATGCTTGAAATTGATCACATTTACCCTTATTCTAGAAGTTTTGATGATTCTTATATGAATAAAGTTTTAGTTTTTACCAAGCAAAATCAAGAAAAACTTAATCAAACCCCCTTTGAAGCCTTTGGCAATGATAGTGCAAAATGGCAGAAAATTGAAGTTTTAGCAAAAAATTTGCCTACTAAAAAGCAAAAAAGAATTTTAGATAAAAATTACAAAGACAAAGAGCAAAAAAACTTTAAAGATAGAAATCTAAACGATACTCGCTACATAGCAAGGCTTGTTTTAAACTACACTAAAGATTATTTAGATTTTTTACCTTTAAGCGATGATGAAAATACAAAGTTAAACGACACACAAAAAGGCTCAAAAGTGCATGTAGAAGCAAAAAGCGGTATGCTTACATCGGCTTTAAGACACACTTGGGGCTTTAGCGCTAAGGATAGAAATAACCATCTTCATCACACCATCGATGCAGTAATTATTGCTTATGCAAACAACTCTATCGTAAAGGCTTTTTCAGATTTTAAAAAAGAGCAAGAAAGCAACAGTGCAGAACTTTATGCAAAAAAAATTAGTGAATTAGATTATAAAAACAAAAGGAAGTTTTTTGAGCCTTTTAGTGGTTTTAGGCAAAAGGTTTTAGATAAAATTGATGAAATTTTTGTCTCAAAACCTGAGAGAAAAAAGCCAAGCGGAGCCTTACATGAAGAAACATTTAGAAAAGAAGAAGAATTCTATCAATCATACGGCGGAAAAGAAGGAGTTTTAAAAGCCCTAGAGCTTGGTAAAATCCGCAAAGTAAATGGTAAAATAGTTAAAAATGGCGATATGTTTAGAGTGGATATTTTTAAACACAAAAAGACAAATAAATTTTATGCTGTGCCAATTTATACTATGGATTTTGCTTTAAAAGTATTACCAAATAAAGCTGTAGCACGAAGTAAAAAAGGTGAGATAAAAGACTGGATTTTAATGGATGAAAATTATGAGTTTTGCTTTTCTTTATACAAAGATAGTTTGATTTTAATTCAAACTAAAGATATGCAAGAGCCAGAATTTGTTTATTATAATGCTTTTACAAGCTCTACTGTTAGTTTGATTGTTTCAAAACACGATAATAAATTTGAAACGCTAAGCAAAAATCAAAAAATATTGTTTAAAAATGCAAATGAAAAAGAAGTAATCGCAAAAAGCATAGGAATTCAAAATCTAAAAGTATTTGAAAAATACATAGTTTCAGCACTTGGGGAAGTTACAAAGGCTGAGTTTAGACAAAGAGAAGATTTTAAAAAATGA